TATCCGAGGTGGAATTGTCATCAATAGGCACATCTTCTCAAGCTGAGATGGGACTCAAGAGAAAGCCCCCGACCAGCTTATTCGAACTCCTCGAGGGTCAACCAGGGAAGGGTGCGTAGGGAACGCCGCAACCCAATGCTCCTTCCCCACCACCTCCGCCCCAGGCTATCCAGACTAGGTTATCCTCTACCAAGTCACAGCCACAATCCCCCCgccccaaacttcctgctcctCCCCAACTAGTTCTGCCTCCTCGGCCGGAGAGCACtgattcaaagagaaagaggagtcccAAGGGTAAGGAAACCGTGGATGGGGGAAAATCCCAACCTTCTAAGGAGAGGGAGGAAGCCCCGCGTTCGAAACAATTGAAGATCGGGTACCAAAGTAAGGGTAAGGAGACTGAAGCTCCATCTTCTCAAGGCAAGGGAAAGGGGATCGAGGCCCAATCCTCGCCAAGCGCCTGGCTTCCCgccccaatgctccacggggGTCCACTGCTAGAGACCGCGTCCATGAGGGACCTTGGAGATGGCGAGGGTGGTTATGTGGCAGACGCACTAGGGAGAGCCATGCTGCTTCCCACCGACATGGATGGGCtgaagaaaatgaggatgcaGGAAGTCTTCCTCAGTACGAAGAGgtacttgggcatggtaaggctcttgaaacctaaaactttattaactcCCACTCCCGGTTTGTCATTCACGATGTATTTATCTCCCTTGACAGGCTctccaggccacctataggatggaggaagagGTGAACAATCAGAGTAAGGCGGCCGAAAGTGAACGCTCCAAGCACTTAGTGGCCACGCGGACTCTCAAAGCTTTTGAGGACGACCTCGCCAAGACCAAGACTGCCCTAACAGAGGCTATCCGAGATAGGGATAGCGCCTCGGCGGGTTTAGCTAGCGCCCAGAAACAGGCTGAGGACCAAACAAAACGTCTGCTAGAAGCCGAGGATCAGTTGCGAATAGCCAAGGAGCTGATCAAtgatttaaataaaagactGATCACGGCAGAGCATGACAAAGGGGTGGCGGAGTATGCCCACGACGAAGCCATGAGGGCCAAGCGAGAGGCCGAGTTTGCCAGAAACGAGGCTGAGACTGCCAAGGAAACGGCCGAGGATGATGGTTATAACGCGGGGGtagctgaaacccaagccaTCCTTAAAGCCCAAATTCCTGGAGTATGCAGGCTTTACTGCTCCCAAGTTTGGGAAGAGGCCTTGAAGCGAGCTGGGGTGAATGCTTCATCCGATTTGTGGAAAGCGGAGAACATATTCTACCTTACCGCCATCCGCGAGGCCACCTCCACCAACTCCGTGGCTGTGAACGACCAACATGAGGATGGGGTCATTCAGTCGGAAACCGTACAGGTCGGCGCCTCTCTTGGCGAGCCGCTCAAAGAGGGAGAGCTTCAGGATGTGATATAAGCATCTCAGCGTACGGATCCCGAGGTACCCAAAGAGGTTGCTGAGCCCGTGGTTGGCACTCAAATGCCTAATGCCGAAGAGCCAGCCATACTTGCCCAGCCCCTACAAGCAATTCCCCTTACTGTGGTCCCCAAGAGTACTGATACTGACCCTGTTCAGCCTTCCCCAGAAGGGACTATCCTCCAGGGTGTCGAAACTAATCCTGTTCCGCCTTCCCAAGACGTGGCCGATGCAAAATTAAAGAAGTAGAAACCCTGGCCAGGCttcgtatttatttttagtttggtgattaactaatttctttttcattttgaaaactttgtaatCTGCTAGTAGTTTGAGCCTGTTGAACAcgtatatgaaattcttttcttcctttttccttttggttacttATTAGTTGCCATTGTCGAAACTTACTATTGTTTATGAATCTTGAACTAATTATCTTAACACGTATGAATAGTTGTGCATGCGATATATTTAGAATCATGTTTCAGAACGTTAGCTTACCTGCACCTGTAGGGTCTTGAACTCATGTCTGACCCTCATTCAATGGAGATATAGGCATCATCCGAGATGTCACGTGTTTTGTTAGGTCCTGCTTAGTATTCAgatttctttgaagtagttggcttccccataggtttgagtccgaggaccatgcaataccttggttctgtctaaaacttgatattttagtagctggtttccccataggtttgagcccgaggaccatgcaataccttggttctgtccaaaacttaatttttataagtagttggtttccccataggtttgagtccgaggaccatgcaataccttggttctgtccaaaacttgattttgataagtagttggttttcccataggtttgagtccgaggaccatgcaataccttggttctgtccaaaacttgatttttaagtagttggtttccccataggtttgagtccgaggatcatgtaataccttggttctgtccaaaacttgattttgataagtagttggtttccccataggtttgagttcgaggaccatgcaataccttggttctgtccaaaacttgattttgataagtagttggtttccccataggtttgagtccgaggaccatgcaataccctggttttgtccaaaacttgattttgataagtagttggtttccccataggtttgagtccgaggaccatgcaataccctggttctgtccaaaacttgattatgataagtagttggtttccccataggtttgagtccgaggaccatgcaataccttggttctgtcaaaaacttgatatttaagtagtcggtttccccataggtttgagtccgaggaccatgcaataccttggttctgtccaaaacttgatttctaagtagttaGGGGAATTAACCCCTCAGTTATAGCACGAGACCTTGGTTTAAGGggaattagctcctcggccaagcccctagaaccatccgtgctGCTGGCGCTacgaagcgcagcccctagtaaagaaacatagcccctagtggaactttatgcTAGAACATTACAACCGGCTGTTTAGAAATGACAAGGGGATTGTCTCAACCtaccgcctgtgccaacacacaagcctttcccacagacggcgccaattgtaaggacacgatttgtgaCGACTCATAATAGTATTGGGTTCACACGTAAAAATGCCcaaataatatcatttatagagcatgggtttgaaaggctaggccttggtcaccagacggtagttttttgtggtgttcatacataattaaatcgtgttcaccctaggagtctttctcctggaggcgggctgggaggctctggttttttgccatttttcccagcctctctcTTAGTGCATTAatcttcacattatatagctcttcttagttgatcttagccctccacttgttggtcaggcaggtgcctacttctgtacccgtcccatcagctaTCCCttcttactttctgttagttgcgatgattgAAGTCACTCtgtccaggcgtcttttctcattaacatggtcaggacgctggcaggtgcatttaatgcggaagggacgtatttaccctgaaccagttttgcaccgtacccccacgtgggtcccattctactcgcatctcctttagggggctttttgggggcgGCCTTCATCGAGACGTTGCTCTTCCCCTTGAAGTCCTGGAGTGCCTAGGACAGGGTCGTCCTCGGCTGTTCCCTTCGACACTTCGGCCTTTCCCCATTTGTCCTCGGCACataccctcctcggcatgggccCCGAGCCCtaatagagcgtgggccggatcataagttcccCGGCCCCAcaacttagtattctaaaaaaaaatatctcacTTTATGGTGAATAAGTTGTATAATAGGGAccctaggcctaggcctaaggttGGCTCGGTTTATTGTTTGTagttattgaattaaaaaaataaaaaaaataaaccaaaagaagaagaagaagaaaaagaaagccttCTTAATTAGTTGTGTTTAGTTATTATCACACGTTGGAAGGGTACCTAAGAACCCCCACTCATGGGTATTATGTTTAACCAATGAAGAACCCCATGGGTATTATGTTTAACCAATGAAGATAAGTGCCTAACTTGTAGGTTGTAGCCATCAAGAGTGTCTGAGTGTGTGTGTttcccaacccccccccccctcccccaacaaATCTTTGTTATAATATAAAGATTAAGGGAATTATGTTCCTAGTGTATTGGAATAGCAATTAGAGAGAAACGAAAGTACCATTGTGTAATTCATGTAATGTTCTATTaattagaagttttttttttttttttgatacaagatagaatcctactctagcctaatctaagtgtatatgtgtgtgaaactccctcttggagacttgaaccccggcccttacccccccacactccacaagcatttatatttgtggagtgactatcgcACCAAGGGAGTGCGGTGGTTATTAATTAGAAGTATTGAGAAGTAATTGTTGGAGCATTCATAGTGATGCTCTTAAATTGCTATAAAGTTATTTTTAGCATCACAAACAATAAAATGCATGTTATATTGATGgtgctaaaactaaaaattttagcactCAAGCTACAATAAAATGCCAAAATTGAAAGCTTATTgtaattctctctcttcaactctctagttgtttctctctctctctctctctctctcctcataCTCAATTTTTTCCCCTCTTCGCTGTCTCTTTTGTGGTGGTGATGAGTTTTGTGACTAGTTGTGGGTGTGGTTGTGATGAGTTTTGTGGCTGATTGGAGGTGTGGTTGTGATGAGTTTTATGGCCGGTTATAGGTGTGGTGATGATGGGTTTTGTGGCCGGTTTTGGTTGCTGGGTTTCATGTCGTTTTGTGCCTAATGGTAGTAGTGCCAGTGGCTGGTGGTGTTGGGTTTTTGTGGTCGATTGTGTgagtttgttgggttttgtggctGGTTGTATGGGtgggtttgttgggtttttgtggCAAAGAGGaagtgaaaaagaaattaataagtAAATAAGCAGTGTTTGGCTTAGATgtaaaaatataagagaatTGATGTATGATGAGTTATAAAATAGTGggttaaaatagacaaaatgaattttttgaGATGACAAAAGCTAGAAATTTTaagtccaattttttatttttcaatttttcgaGATAAAAAatgtgctatatatatatatatataaattttgaagcaaaaatGTCCTCTAAAATAATCAGGAAATGATAAATAGCTTCAAAATGCAGCAGATGTGctatactttatttattttgtatattttattattattattattattttggtttccCAAAGTATCCCTAGATTTTTTTCTGCATCCACAAGGGCTAGCTGAGACCACTTACTTAACCGACTAGAGCCCTTCCACTAAGCCAACCGTCgttggttattttttttaatttttcatgagAGCAAATGTGCTGTATTTGATTTGGGATATGTGAATGTGAGACGCCAAACGTGAACAGACTCAACAGAGTACTACTCTCCCTTGTCGTCTAGTAATTTATAACCcattataaacaaaaaaccacCACAAGTATTTTTTCCCCTCTGAATATCACCtgttgatgaaaaaaaaaaaaaacaaaagaataccgttcccaaaaaaaaaagaaaaaaaaaaagagcataactgataaaatacaaatttgaaggagcatatataaattaaataaaaaaataaggcctctctctctctctctctctgcactCTCTCGTCTTGTACTAGTCTAGatatctccctctctctccctccagtcAATCACAAAAACACAGTCCGATCTTATAGCCAAAATGAACGACACCGATGTCTCTAAGCAGATCCAGCAGATGGTCAGATTCATCCGCCAAGAAGCCGAGGAAAAAGCCAACGAGATCTCCGTCTCCGCCGAGGAAGTATATATCTCTTTttcccctcccttttttttggtttctgaaattgaattttagttaaattcGATTGTTTTTGGTTAGGAATTCAATATAGAGAAGTTGCAATTGGTGGAGGCAGAGAAGAAAAAGATCAGGCAAGAGTACGAGCGCAAAGAGAAGCAAGTCGATGTTCGAAAGAAGATgtacaaatttctttttctttatgatCTAAACGAATCGGTAGTTTGAAGATTTTCAGTGAGGTTTATGTGTGTTTTGCGAATTTGCAGTGAGTACTCGATGCAGCTTAATGCGTCTCGGATCAAAGTTCTTCAAGCACAAGACGACGTCGTTAATGCTATGAAAGACGCCGCCGCCAAGGAGCTTTTGAATGTGAGCAGCGATCACCATGTGTATAAGAGGCTTCTTAAAGATCTAATTGTTCAGGTCAGTAATTCAATCCTCTCGCTTTCTGTTcgatttgaaaagaaaaaaaaaaaaaaaaaaaaatcctattttgaTTGTCGTGATATTGAATTTATGCATTTAGATATGAGTGTACGTGTTTGTGAGAATCGTAGAAATTCAAATGGCTTTTCGGAATACAGAATGAGAGGATTCGAGTATAGAAGAAATTTAAGCAAACATGATGAGATTTGGATTTAGGCGAATGTgaaaattatagaaattttCAGATGGCTTTCGGAGTAGAGAATGAGTGAATTTGGGAATAGTAAAATATAAGTAGTTTGTTACAAGTTTGTGGAAATTTTATAGATTGAgatgttttttaagaataagagAACAAGAGGATTCGAGAATAGAAGAAACTTAAGCAAACATAAACTAAGACGGTACTGAATTACTGGTAATTTCTTAGGCCAAAAATGGTTGTGAGAAAGTATAATTCAAATGGCTTTTTGGAATAGAGAATGAGAGGATTTGAGAATAGAAGAAACTTAAAGCAAACGTTAAACATGTTAAGAGATACATCAGAAGAGAGAATGAGATGATTTGGGAATAGAAGAAACAGTTAGATTTACAAATTGCATTTACACTCAAGATATGAGTAGTTTGCTACTAATTTGTGAAAATTATAGAATTCAGATGGCTTTTGGAATAGAGAGCAAGAGGATTCGAGAATAGAAGAAACTTAAgcaaacataaaataagacGATGCTGAATTGCAAGTGATTTCTTAGGCcataaaaagagaataaaaaaaggttGTGAGAGAGTATAGGAAATAGTACTTGTGCAGTGTCTAGTGTGTTTTGAAAGTGCGGACTTAAGTTACTATAATTTCTGATGATGGCTTGAGGTTTCAGAATCAGATTTGTGAtgattttgtaactaaattgaACCATGTGAAATGGATCGGGTAATCTTCAAAGTACAAGATTAGGTACAATCAGTAGATGGGTTTCTGATAGATGATTGCTAATATAATGATTCTTTGATGCAGAGTTTGTTAAGATTGAAAGAGCCTTCTGTCTTACTGCGTTGTCGGGAAGATGATCTTCATTTGGTGCAGTCTGTGCTGGATTCAGCAGCAGAGGAGTATTCTGAGAAAGCAAGTGTTCATGCACCTGAGATTATAGTCGACAACAATGTCTATCTTCCACCCGCTCCCGGCCATCATAATGCCCATGCTCTTTCCtggtaaatattttttttgtttaatttgataCACTAATTATTGCCTGGTtccatttactttttattttccaattacCCTTTGTTTGGGCTGTTTGGGGTGTTCTAAAGTAGTCTGCCTGAGTTGGTCCAGGTTATTGAGGCTGCAAAAGCAGCTTTCATATAGGactttccaaaattttgaaaccatCCTTCCCTTTTTGCTGTAGCTGTATGGTAGCCAGCGAATTAGGGAAGATTGAAATTGGCTATCTAACATCTTATGTTCTCAACAGCCTCTTTGTTACTGAAATTCTGTTGATGGAGAAGCTTTCTgataattttattgttgttcAGCTCTGGAGGTGTAGTTTTGGCTTCTAAAGATGGGAAGATTGTCTTTGAGAACACCCTTGATGCACGGTTGGATGTTTTATTCCGTAAAAAACTGCCAGAGGTATTTACCATTGTAAACTATATACATGTACAGTGTTATATTACATTAGTGCATACAACTTTGTATCTATACATATTCTGCCTTTGTTGTTTTGTTAGTAGTCACTAATTTCATGGACTGTGATATGATTTGTAGTCATCCTGCTCAGCTAACTATGAGATTAAACGAAGTAAAGTATCAATTATTTTTGGTCCCCTACCCCACATTTTTTATCATTGTTGGTTactttcttccaaaaaaaaaaaaaatgatggttaATTTCTTCAGTGATCACATTATTACACATGATGCCATTAGAATGGATGATATGTCATGCAAGACATATTCCAGTACTTGTAATATTGTGCTGCTTGGATCTGCAGTGATCATGTCTTGTGGAGTTAGATTGAACTaagtttctgtttctcttattGCAGATCCGCAAGTGGCTATGTGGTCAGGTTGCTGCATGATGGGGAGGGTTGTGTTGTTATTGTATTGCTTTGTTGCCCCTAGATTATTTATGTCCAAAGATTGTTATTTGACGATAAGATAAGATCTGTTGTCCAATtacttttgtttgtttatctcCAGTTTCTTGTTGCTGAATAATTTTATCCGCTAAAATTAGTGTAGATGTTCTTCAGTTTGGTGCTCATGTCGTTTGGGGCATGAAAAAGTACTTATTCTTAGTAATAACGTTAATAAATGTTACCGGCTTGAGTATTTCTCTTATTTGTCCGTTTGAGCATAATTTGGGCTGAATGGTTTATCATACAACTCTATCTGCAGAAtagctttcttttttgatgaactgCAGAATAGCTTTCTATGCAAATTTGGAATGTTACTAAAATGGTATGAACTAGTGGGCTTATCAACCTGAGTTGTCCAATACCGCCGCCAACTTTAATGTTATGGTATGAACTAGTGTGCCGTTATCAATCTGGGTTGTCCATTACCCCCACCGACTTTTATGTTATGACTTCTACTAACTACAGTATGCcatgtgtttatttatttatttaattttccattttaaactttagttattgtataaggggaaaaaatggaGTGTGAAATACCAAATTTTATTGGTAGAGCATGAAATGGAACACTCGCAGTGGGATAGAGGTTTTTTATTCTTACCTCTCTtaaatcttttaaaaattttgggcaTTTATGGTCTATTTGGTATGCGACCTAGAATTGTTCATTGAAGAATGACTTTTCCCAGCTTAGAGCACTTGTATCAGTaagtgcaaaatagaaaaaagtgtTGAGATACGCACTGaccaaaaaaacacccacattagtgggtgtaaaattgtgcataaatgcacatTTGCTATAATAATCGTGCAAATATACACAGTTACTATAGCTGTgcatatcattattttatattttttctctcaCCTCTCTTCTTTCTCCATCTGACTTCTctatctctccctctccctctccctctccctctccctttgAACCAGACAAAACTGATTGACCATCGACCATTGTCCATACACCATCGCAACAGCACCACCCACCACCGCAACCTAGCACCACCCACCATCACCAC
This DNA window, taken from Quercus robur chromosome 2, dhQueRobu3.1, whole genome shotgun sequence, encodes the following:
- the LOC126713374 gene encoding V-type proton ATPase subunit E-like, with product MNDTDVSKQIQQMVRFIRQEAEEKANEISVSAEEEFNIEKLQLVEAEKKKIRQEYERKEKQVDVRKKIEYSMQLNASRIKVLQAQDDVVNAMKDAAAKELLNVSSDHHVYKRLLKDLIVQSLLRLKEPSVLLRCREDDLHLVQSVLDSAAEEYSEKASVHAPEIIVDNNVYLPPAPGHHNAHALSCSGGVVLASKDGKIVFENTLDARLDVLFRKKLPEIRKWLCGQVAA